Part of the Rhipicephalus microplus isolate Deutch F79 unplaced genomic scaffold, USDA_Rmic scaffold_902, whole genome shotgun sequence genome, gcctttcacacatatccatgatcattttgcctgttgggacAGTACACCcatttatatcttctatgtgcgcattcatatcttctagtaaaattatctcgcactctcctcctaattcctcaatgtcatttgttatacactctaccattgcttgGTTTTCCTATCTGGCCTTTGCTttcatccacaagtacaccaaaccaagtagtgtcatctgcccagctacttttccttttaaccataaatgttccgagcatccctgcttgactcttcgCCAACACATAGATTTTATGTGTAAATGCCTCAATTCCACCTCtatttttgctgccttctgttataCTGCAATATTCCCAAACAAAGTCCATATTGAAAGGTGGTTGCTCCACGTCCCGAAGATGCCTTAACTGCTCTtgtatctcttcccacttcaacctACTCCTGCCACCCTGCACGTTATTAGCTCGGCCCTtttgcttacgtcgatttcttcttccACGGGCGCCACGTGGTTTGAATGTTGTGTCCCTTTAGAATTgactttggctacactgttggcctcggGCATATAGTTTCAGACAGTAttatcacagaacacctaccaggtattattgtatgaaactgcTCTCTGGATTGTATACACGTCGCAGACGTCGAAACTACGGCTACATATTCTCCGAACTCTTGTCTGGCAACGACGTGTAAAATGGCGCTCTGATGCGGTCAAGGTAGCAGCGCGAGAGCTGCGTCAGCAGGGAAAACATCGCCGACAGCCCTAGTTGGAGGAAAGAAAAGAGTTCGCAATTGTCAGGCCATGTTTAGCCGCCTGTACAATGTCGTGCGGCAGCACAAAAAGAAGATATTCTTCAGCGTCGGCCTAGTCGGAGGCGCCTACCTTCTAAACCGGTATCTGCAGCGAAAACTGCGCGACTGGGAAACAAAACAGACTCAGAGCTACATCGATCAAATCAAGCACCAGCACCACTTTGAAAACATCCTGCAGACGTCGGACAGCACCATTTTGACTCTCCTGGAGAAGGTCAGAGAGCCGCTACTCGCCATACTCGAGACGGACAGCCTGCTCGAGAAGCTCAAGACGCGACCTGCAAACAGGCTCGAGCTTTGGGAGGAAATCAAGGTGCGCCTTCTCACCTTTGCGCTGGCGAGCGTGTACGCGGAAAGTCTGCTCGCCTCGCTGGTTCGCGTCCAGCTAGGCGTCGTCGGCGGCTACGTGTTCGTCAACTCGCAGCGGGCACAACAAAACTCGGGAGGCGTGCTGCCGGCGCTCACCAACCAAGACATTCACCAGCGCTACCTGGCTCAGGTGCAGCACTTTTTCGAGAACGGTGTGCACGAGCTCGTGCGCGTCATCCGGGACGCTGTGGTGGCCGCCTTCGGCCACATAGGCCTCAAGGAGCGCGTCGGCACCGCCGACTTTGCGGTGGGTTTCGACTTCGTCAAGAAACACGTCTCGCGTGACTCCAAGAAGCCGCTCCCGGGCTTCTTACGTCTGCTTCTGCCTCCTCTTGAGGTCGATGGCGACACGGACGATGTGAGGATGCTGAACGCGATGATCCTGGAGACGCGGGACATACTCGAGACCGACGACTTCGCCAAGGTTCTCGGGACGTGCATAGACCGCGGCATCACGGGCCTCACCAACGATGTCGAGGTGTGTTTCCAAAACATGCGCGCCGCGGAGCGAGAGAACGGCAGTGGCGACCGAGCCGAATGTTCTGTCGCCTCAACGTCTGCGGGATATCCTATGGCAAAACTTTTGCCAGTGCTTAGGAACTGCCTCGTCTCTGGCAGACAAGATGGCTTCCTCAGAACCGTGCTCCAGGAAGAACTACTCCGCAGCATGATTGCCAACGTCTACGAAGCCTTCTGTCAGACAGAGGATGCAGATAGGATAAACCACAACCTAGCACCGTTGTCATcgtgaccgtgagaaacggcgacGATTGACAGCGTAGTGACGGGCAATGTCAGCATTCGCAATTACTTTGCTCGTTGTGCAGTCCAGTCGCTCCAACAAACTCATTGTACGGTTCTTCACTTATTGCCCGACATCATGTCATTCCAAAAAAACACGTGTGGGAGAGTAGATGCGACTGTCATTTCGGCGTGCTTGTCAGCTTTCACAAATTTCGCCTTGCAAGAAACGTTTGATGATGCCGAATACCTACTCGGTTCAGCAACCTCGATACATGATATATTCGTTGTATTTGCGAACCTTCGTGGAATTGCACTAACTTTAAGTGTGAGAAGATGTGGGTTACTGCAGATATAACAAGTGTCAAAAACTCATTATTGTGCTCCATCTTGGATGCACTTGGTCCTGTCATTTTGCCTTGACAGCTCAATGTAAGGAAATGTCACTGGCTGCAATTTGTAGCTGCTGTTCTCATGCAGCTTGTCATACAAAATTGAGGTCTATAATATAATGTCTCCCTTTACATATCATGCTTTTTTACTGTGCATTTTGCAGCAGCTTGTGttccaagtttttttgttttgtttatgtgagTGTAGTTGGTCATGCCATTGCTCGAACGAATCTTGGTATTGCCGAGTTTTCTGGGTGTGCGCATTGTCTGGTTTAAAGTGATAAAAAAATGTCCATAAGTGTAACCTGTGCTTGTCCAGCTTGCCTGACTAGTATGTAGCTGTGGTTGGGCTCAACTATTAAGGCAGGAGCGTTCTCACCTAGACAATTAAGGCACCATAGCCAATTGCTCCTGTGACTATGAAGTAGTAGTTTTGCTTAAATCGTCAACCACATTCTTGATCGGCAAGATTACTGGCTCATAACATCCTTCTAGAGTGTGTGTGTCTATTGGTGCAGGCCTTGTTTGCATCCGCCTTTGAGGTGAAGTGCTGCTACCTTCCAAAGTTGTACCCAACTATAGTTACTGCACTAGTGTGAAACAGGCATGGTAACATCCTGGGGCCACTTGTATTTAGTTCAGTACTTGCGAATGCACTCATTACATTTTCAATGCAGCTATGCCTCTTTTCTGTTGATTAAATAATAATttcgaaaaataataataaaatatatgGTGTTTAGCATCCTAacaccaccatatgcttatgggGGACTCCACAGTAgagggctttgaaaattttgtCTATCTGCTCTACTCTAATGTGCACCGACATTACACAGTACATGAGCCTGTAGCGTtttacctccatcaaaatgcaactgCCGTGATTGAATCCTATGATCTTCGGgccagcagccaagcaccttagTCCCTAAACACTGCTGTGAACTCGTTTCAGAAAAGGGAATGGGATGAAGCAGTGTTTCTTGGTGGACTGCTAAGATTAACATTGTGGTGTTTGCATTTATCCGTCAAGGGTGGACTCGTGTTTTATGCATTCTTAACACTTGTACAAGTAATAACTCTGTAGTGGGGCTCTGTGTCATGTGAACGACAAGCATTAAGTGGTGTGATTTACAATTCCAAGTGAGGTATTTTGTATGAGGGGAGATATATTTGAAGCGTTTGTAATACTGTTTGTCTTTACCACACCATAAGCGCCATGTGAATTGGTAGGCTTTCTTTTTTCGAAAGTCTGCCCTTAGGCTTAATAATGTTTGATTCAAAAATACACATGCAAATTACCATGGGCTTTACTGCTGGTTGGCTAGAGAATAAAGAGTTAATGACTGAGAAGAACGTCATGTGAATGTCTAGTTTTACAAACTTTGTGAGCTTAATAAACACAAGACTTGTACAGGCTAGCTAATTTTTGGTGCTGCAACCAAGGGTATAACATATTTTGCTGACAGGTGGACACATTTGCTTGTTTTCAGTTAGCTCACTTTGCAGATGTTCTATGCGAGCATTCAAACATTAATTTATTGCTTACTGTAATACTGTCCATTGAAGCATGGAAAGCCATGTCTATCACTTGGCCCAGCAATATAAGCATACCCAGCTAAAACCCTTTCCTATACTTTTGTGTCCAAAACGTCGAACTTTTTTCGTGAATATCCGGAGTGTCAAGTCTGCACTGCACATATGTGCCAAACAATCATATGCAGCACATGTTCCAGCTTTTTGTGTAAATCTAATATACGTGGCAAGTTGGTATGCAATTTTAATGACATACCAACTTGCCAGGAAGCTGGATTAGTATAGTGTGAAGATTCCTTCCAAATAATCGTGTTTGCCCATTTAAAATTCACAACAGGTTAATCTTTGTGACCATGTAGATTTAGTGCCACTATAAAGGAACACTGAAGTGGAACAATGAATTGGTTTATATTGTTAAGGAGTACTCTGAGAACTAAATTTGGTCATTGATTTTTGCCAATAACATAGAAAATCAAGGTAAGAATTTCAATATGAAATTTTGCATTGAAATCTCTGCACATGAACTCACAGATTTCAAAGTGTATTTTATGTATCTTGGTGTCATTGGCAGAGGGAAGTTTCCTGAAACTTGGAATGTTAAGTATATTGTCTCTTCAGAGGTCAATACACATTTATTTTACCCA contains:
- the LOC119172149 gene encoding peroxisomal biogenesis factor 3, whose translation is MFSRLYNVVRQHKKKIFFSVGLVGGAYLLNRYLQRKLRDWETKQTQSYIDQIKHQHHFENILQTSDSTILTLLEKVREPLLAILETDSLLEKLKTRPANRLELWEEIKVRLLTFALASVYAESLLASLVRVQLGVVGGYVFVNSQRAQQNSGGVLPALTNQDIHQRYLAQVQHFFENGVHELVRVIRDAVVAAFGHIGLKERVGTADFAVGFDFVKKHVSRDSKKPLPGFLRLLLPPLEVDGDTDDVRMLNAMILETRDILETDDFAKVLGTCIDRGITGLTNDVEVCFQNMRAAERENGSGDRAECSVASTSAGYPMAKLLPVLRNCLVSGRQDGFLRTVLQEELLRSMIANVYEAFCQTEDADRINHNLAPLSS